From the Panulirus ornatus isolate Po-2019 chromosome 34, ASM3632096v1, whole genome shotgun sequence genome, the window TGATCTGACCTTTCACTGCAGCTGTCCCAATATCCGCTGTGAACAATACATTATATCttacatagaaaaaaatatcttcacaAATTTGTTATTAGGGTTGGTAGAACATTTTTTCCTGATAAAATGATAGCAACTCAAACTAATGACACATTGTTGTTTACATGTGCTACGTGCTCTTTAATCAATGTTGTTATACTAGAGAAGAATCATCAAGGAGTGTCATCAAGGAGTATTATCAGATTATAATCAAGGAGTATTATCAGATTATAATCAAGGAGTATCATCAGGGAGTATCATCATTTtgttaaaaacaaaaacaataactgAGGTTTTCATAACTGATATTCATTATCATGTTAGAGTGTCAGGCCTCACAAATATCATGAGAGCTAAGATCTCGTATACACTTCCTTGACCCATATGTGTTGACCACTGTATGAAAAGATAGTTAGGTAGGTTGTCGCATCGGGTTACAAGTCAGAGGATGTCACTGCAGGCATCAATGGTTGTAGACAGATGCCCCAGTCTTGGTGAACGGGTTCATTAAACACTCAGCCGAAGTCCCAATCATCACGACCACTTTTTCAGACACTCGATCTCTTGTTTTACctatgatatcttccactatgaTTCCTTCCACTCTACACGTATTGATTTCTGCTCGCTAAGGGCACTCCGTCCATGACcttatttccattatttccatCACCTCTAAATGAGAACAACCATCAGCTACCCCACTGATACGCCAGCTCTGACCCTTGACTGACTTTCCCTAAGAATGGCTACTGCTCTGCTGCTGGTCGAGAAGCCGCCAGTTGTGCTGACGGTATAGCGGAGGTTATCTTGAGTGGAATGCTGTCTTACTTCCATTCATCTGCTGGATCATTTCCTCCATAATCATAGTTTGATCGTTCCTATTCTAATGTAATTTGCATGAAGGACTGAGCCAATTGGATCATAAAACTCTTCCTGAATGCCACATCGCTCTCATTTCTACTCGAAATCGCTGCAAAGCTGTTTATAATAAGATCAAGCACACCGTCGCAAAAATAAAATGTGATTTGATTTCTTTTTGTAGTGATAAATCTTTCTAGATCGTGACTAAATGTCTCTCCAGTAAGTTCTTTAACACAGCGTTTTCTCCTTAGTGATCAGTCTATACTTGACTCTAGCTGACAAAACCTCTCGCTTCAGCCGGTCTTCTTTAATTTTGATTTGGATGATTCCACCTCTAGctgtcctcctcatctcctccagtTGAACCTATGCCCCACCCTATATTTTCCTCACGCAGCGCCTTTAGAGTACTTTCTCAGCTCTTACCCCACAAGGCGTATAGCTCTGAAGGCAAATCTATACCACTCTTACATCTCTGGTCCTTGAACTTTAGGCATTTGGTGACGCTTTCATCGTGGCCCTTCACgtttccaaagcttttgacaggttgGACGTAAGTCTTTGCCCTCCAAACTTCCTTCCAAACTATAACTTCCCTCCTCTACTTTCTATGCGACTGATGATGTCACTGATGTCAAACTGCCGGAAAAGAAAGATGTCGTTGCTTCTGGcaccattatcattgttgttatcattattgttattattatcgttgttgttgttattgttattgttgttattattattgttatttatgttGATATTCTGCTGGATGAGCAGGAGGCTGTTCAGCAGAAGCATCAGAAACGAGAGAAACCCGAACAGTGGGAACGTTTTGCTTTGCACTTTACCAAACACGCCTCGGTCGCGTTCGATGCCCACTGCCACCAGGGTCCTGGCTAGATCTAAGAGGTATGTCAGGGTGTTCAACTTCCCTCGGTAAGGTTTACTGTCTTTAGTATCAAAACTTTGGCTTCCTCTCGTGGCTTGTAATCTCTCCTGGGGGTCTGGGGCGACGTCATCTTCTTGGTTATCTAGCGGACCACTAGGCTTCGAGGCTAGGAGGCCACTCTGTGCTGGACCATTCATGATGGAGGTCACGCTCGTATGAATGTCATCCAAGTAACTGTTGCTGACGGAGGACGATATACTTGTAACATCATATTCAGGCTTGGTTACGGTGTTACCATATGACATATTTGATGACATATTTGGTGTCTGGCGAGGATAGAGGCGACTTGGGTGCAACACTGGTGACGATGGAGATGAAAAGATTCCCTCAGCCATGGCCATATCTGACCAGTAAGGATCACCCAGGCTTGGCCACTGAAAAACTGAAGACTCTGACTTCTGGTGGAGCAGATTCTTCCAGTTTGACCCACGAGACTGTGATGGAATCAGCTCCTGAGGTGGAATTAGACCTCTACTTGGAAAATCAGTAGTATTTGGTGCCCCCAGATCAGTCAACTCTAATCCTTGAGAGCCATTGGGAATTGTCGCTTGTGAAACAGTCACACCTGAGTCTTGAGAACTTGTCAGACTTGGCCACAGCGCCTCTGTCATGCTCGGACGAGACTTCGGGGTCGCCAGAGCCCAAGACGTATGAGGAAGCAGCAGGAGTGTGACAGGCCAAGTGGTCGTCCCCACGAACAGCATCGCCAGCCACACTCTGTGGGAGTGATAGACATGTAAACAAGAACGTTTCATGGCAAAATTTATGTTTGTTTCTTTATGAATAAATAATTTATGTTTCACATGAGATAATTTACATAATCCCAGGatagttggtaatgatattctaTATTAGTTACCATTTAAGATAAAATCATTCATGATAATCAAGGACATTGGACAATGTTGCTCTTAACAAACATCATATAAAACGTTCTAAAAACTAAGGTAGACAAGTGTACCGCTACAAGCAGGATGCCAGTCAGCACAGGGCAGTAGTACCTGTGCCAGTGTTAGAATCACACGAAGGTGTTCTACACGAGGCTGGGCGGCCAgttcacctcacaccactactTGAAGGCCATTATTGAGGAAGGAGATTGCGTCACAGGATGACCCAATCACGTGATTAACGAAGTAAAGATTCAAATGATAATTTGGTTTAATGCGGCGGAGAAGGTCGGCCTTCAAGTAAGGTTCACATGGACGAGTTACCAGATGTCTCCTGAACCACTGGGTAATAATGCAAGTCGTTGCCCGGTAGTTAGACTAATATGTCAAATattgaagaatgaatgaatggatcATTCAATACAAAATATAAATCTTTGAGTCTAGCTGGCATTCAACACCTTTGCTTAAATAAATCACTTATATAAATCATTCCCACGAGAAAAATGACATAACACTCCACAGTTAAATGACCGCTTCGAGAACTAACCATTTAACTGACTCGATAATTACTTATGACGCAGTCACTACCTATGATTCTAGTCACTACTAGTAACTCACCCACCACTAGTAACTCACCCACTACCAGTAACTCACCCACAATTATTAACTCACCCACCACTCGACGAATCGTAACTCGTTACTTCATAGATATTTACGTAGATGCATCGCCACTTCAGTAAGCGCGTAATAATATGACTCATGTGATAAGTCATGGCTAAGAAACCTGCTGAACGAAACCGGGAAACCACAATTCCAGTACGTAACAACTTCGTTACAATGTCTATCATTAAATCCATTTTTGATTCCACGAGGCAGATCAGGTATGTATATACCTCCTCTAACACCACTgttacacatcctgaacccagGCCTACTGAACGTAGAGATGGACTTCCAAAGTTATGCTTCTTACTTTACATTAGGCAATGATCAGCTCGACCAGTCGTAACATGAGTTATAACTTTCATAGATCGTGATCGTAACAAGAGTCTGGTTCAGGTGACGTTCTACAACACCAGTGCCACATACACTTGGGTAATATGGTTCTGAAGTGTAATATCATAATCATATACAAAGCTACAGTCTCTCGAACATAGTATGTATGCTTGAACCGCCTTAACCTTTGAGAGATTAACGCTACGCTCTCTTCTTCCTGACGAAGGAGCAAGTCAACATAACGGGAAGGTAAGGCTCGTTCCAGCGACCCGTGAGCAGGGCGCGCAGCCACATCATGGTGACTCCTGGTAAGACGGTCATGGTGTTTGTAACAGTCACGACGGTGTCGAGTGGTGAGCGGTCGCCAGGCCATCCTCACCATCAGACACAAAGTGAGCTAAATAATTTGTGGGTTTTAGACACTGGGAACACACAAGTGGTCTTAATGGCGGCTGTGTGAGCGAGGCGGTGAGGAGGCCCAGTTGCCCACGGAAaataacagctctctctctctctctctctctctctctctctctctctctctctctctctctctctctctctctctctctctctctctctctctctctctcagcaggttTGCAGTACGTTAATCATCGTTTCTTTTCTCAGTAATGTTTGCAACCAAAATCATGTACACATCCCAGCCCCGACCTTCACGTTCCAAGTATCCATATGTTACGGATCCGAACTTAATAAATCATTAGCTGCTCACACTCACACCTGGACCGCCTTACAGCCACACCTGGACCGCCTTACAGACACACCTGGACCGCCTTACAGACACACCTGGACCGCCTTACAGACACACCTGGACCGCCTTACAGACACACCTGGACCGCCTTACAGACACACCTGGACCGCCTTACAGCCACACCTGGACCGCCTTACAGACACACCTGGACCGCCTTACAGACACACCTGGACCGCCTTACAGACACACCTGGACCGCCTTACAGACACACCTGGACCGCCTTACAGACACACCTGGACCGCCTTACAGCCACATCTGGACCGCCCTACAGCCACATCTGGACCGCCCTACAGCCATATCTGGACCGCCCTACAGCCACACCTGGACCGTCCTACAGCTGTAGGTCGTGTTCAATGTATATTCTCATTTCCAGAACCACTAGGTTGACTCTCTGTTAGGCCAAGTTTGTCATACTatgtgatgtgtgagtgtgtcggcTCATTACTAGAGGTGAAGCGCCTGTTTACGTTTTAACGGGTCTTCCACTTCACATTAAATGTTCAGCATTATTGGTGTTGACAAATCATTGCAAGATGCGTTGAatggcatgaaaaagaaaaacttggtAAGGTAACATTTATATTAATCAAATCTTTTTTAAAAAGGTGAAATTTACTAGTACAGAAAATAAGCTCAATTTACTAGTACGGAAAATACTCTCCATTTCATAAAGGTAGTTTATGAAACTGACACGGCGTAATACCGCGTGGTGttagtcatcatcactaccatcacatgtTGCCATGTTAACAACCATGACGACCAGGTGCTCAGCAGCTTGGCTTCTGCTGGTTATTGCTAGGGACGCCTTGGCCTCAGCTGGCTAGCTGAGGCCCGCCCCAGCGTAGACAGCCCTGGcgttcatgatgttcatgttctCAACCATGTTTTCATTcacgttattattattgttgttgttgttattattgttattgttattgttgttgttgttgttattattgttgttatttataTTGTTGACAATGTTGAGGATGGCGTTGAAAACTACCAGGATAAAATTCAGCAGAGCAAAGATGGACGATCCTCCGTAGCCAGACTCCCGCGTCATTATGTTATGTTCTGCCTTCATGATTGGCTGTGACGTCATTATAATAGGTGGTAAGACCAGTGATGATGAAACTCCAGACGAAGGTTTACCTGACGTAGGTCGTGCACCACCTACCCGCTCCTCACCTGTTGTGTCATCTTCTACACTCGTGTAATTGCACCAGTTTTCTGGGTTTAGTTGTCTGTGATGGTTGTCTCTTATATCTTCATTGAAAATATTCACATTCGGCTCCTTCATCAGGTCTGGTCGTCGGCCCAGCACAACCACCTGATCGTTCGCTCGGGGCATCGTGGTCCTTCGCCTCAGTCTCAGTCCGCTTTTCACCTCCTTAAGCTGAGTTCTGGGGGAGTCCCAGGAGTCCTGATGCCCTAATACTACGCCGTTGTCATAAATCCTCAGGTCAACACCCGATAAACTGGATGTCTTGATGGAATCATTACGGTACTCCTTCAGGCGACCAACACGTGGCTTCCACGGGCTGGTGGACACGACGTGGGACGAACTTGTATCAAACATTATCTTTCCATCTACAGTGTTAAACAGAACGAGGTTGGTTACTATGATGAGCATACCTCTCAGCACTGACCTTTCCATCTTGTTCCAGACAAAGGCGAAGGCGAGCTGAGGCAGGTGTGGGTTATGCACACTGGGCAacaccacccgccacacacactcctcaacttCCCAGGTGTCACTTCGATTTGCTGTCCACCTCACCAAACACTTTACACTGCTGACACTTCTTGTAATATCTATCTTGCTCTTAGAGATAACGTCTTTCTAGATAAAGTTCATTCTGTCTCAATATGTATAAAACACGACTTTTACGTCGATGGTGGAGCGCACACTGCGAGCTGCCGACTGGCGAGGTCCTCCTGTGGTGGTGCCGACGCGGTGAGTAGCAGAGAGGGTCTAGCTCGCCTCCCTCACATGGGACCCTAGATCTATTACCTCCATGGATCATCTACGATGGTAAGGGAGCTCATACCTTCATATacatagagacagatagatagatagatagatatgtcatTATGTAACGAGCTGTGTTGTCTACAAACGTGCTCTTGCTCAGAGGGACGATCGTTGATCATATTCTCTGTAAAATTTCTCTCATACTCACTAGATGGCAGTGACGTGCAATACCAGACGTACGGTGCGcagtgttgtatgatgatgatgactttatCTAGTGTGCAGATGACTTTAATACGAACTATTTTTCCAATGGTATTCTTTGAAAAGTTGTACAGATTATACAATGAATAACATGGAAGAGGAATTTTGTAAAATGAACTGGAAAATGAGCTTACATACGGGACACTGGTATAGCAATGAGAGCCCAACAGCACACGGCTGCCTGTGCTTCCGTGACACATAATATTTACTGGTTTTATACAAAACATTTAATGccatattatgattatcattttgtgAGAAAAACATTTAAATCATTTTAAAGCAAAATCATATATCTAATGGACTGCAGACGAGATGTTAACTGGGTTAAGAGGTAGCCAGTTGTTCATATAACGATAATGGTGTAATGTTTCATGTCGTGCTATGAACACAACCAGTTAAACTATTCCCTGTAAACATAGACGTGTGGAGGTCCTCTCACCTGAACCGTGTTCTCGTCATGGTGTGTCTGTTAGTTTACGAAGGTAGCCAAGCCCCGCTGATCATCGTGGTCTTAGTGAAGTCATCCTTAAGGAGAATAAACGATGGAGAGCAATACACTGCCTTCACACAAGCAGGACATCACGTGCAGACGTAACGCTTCACTCGCCTTCCTGAGAGACAAGTGTTGTTACTAAGTGTAGTAACGTCCGCACTTCTCGTGTAACATGTAAGTTTACCGTACGTTGTAGTACATATAACATGAGTCACACACTCGTACAGTGGGTCATAATTCGCTAATATCATCTTCCTTTATTTCCGGTGTGTTACTAGACTGATAGAGTGACATGGACGGTAGATTTATCATTTCAATTGTATTTCCAGTTTACATTAAGATTGGCACGTCCGTTGCATCCGAAATTTTAATACGTACACCGTGTCTTGTTTGCTTCACTCTGAGTCAAACTCAGCATTAGCTTACTTGACGAAAGGCCAACACGATACTGCACTTGTCATACTTCTGACATGATATATGATCATCCTCACACTTCCCTCTTCTGAGATGATATATGATCATCCTCACACTTCCCTCTTCTGAGATgatatatcatcatcttcacacttcgttttgttgacttttttttataatttcgcCAAAGTTTCAACCTTTTTGTATATTTCCCCCCATCATCCGGATCTTAGCTAGTTCACTGCATGATCGTTTCCATAATTTTGTGTTTTGTTAATATTTCATGACATAATCACACTTTACAGTAATTAAAGAAAGGCTTTACAGTCTTATGCCATTTAAAACGCGTCCTTCAATGAACTATTGTAAACTTTTTGAATGAACCTAAGTGTTGGAATCAACATATAGACTTGCTCCCCACCTCACGCAGGGTCTTAACGGTCCCGACCACCATTTCaaattttcctgctactgattgttaAGGTAACGGGTCACGAAGATCTTATTAGTGATGAGAGAATAAAGTTCCTTCTGTAGATAAACTGGATCAGATGTTAAATAGGACATAAGTGGTGTTGATTACGTCACACAGGTGAATGTATCACCTTCACGAAACGCCGTCATTAAATCTTAGATTCATTTGGATTAGAACGAAAGATTTATTCCATGCCTCAGATGTTTGGTTTATACTGACATGTTATGGCGTTTATGTACACGGTTTTTTTTGGCAATCTTTTAGAAGTTTGAATTATAGGAAGCTGCCAGGTAAACTGTGTTTCCATGTTCTACCATTTATTGTGTAAACAAACTTACAATGGCTTGATGGAGACAAGTGGGTAACAGGTAGTTGAGCAACACAAGAGTACATTGCATCATCTAACCAGTGATAACGGTGGTTGTTGACATGTAATACAATATTATTCATTGTAAGTTTCTGGACTCTAATAATGCTATACTGTATATACATGGTAATCTTTAGAATGTTTGGTTGTGTTAGGCTGTTGTGGTTATATCGACCAGATATGTGATtttatagccacaataacaacacGGATGATCCAGAACCATATCGTGACAGTTGTTCATAGCTTTCATAGTTTTCCATTTAACTTCCGTGATGCATTTCTTCCATGAAGAGTTTATCCTTGGAAAGCTGGCTAGGTCTTATGTGGATCAATCATCACTAGTTGTCTCATAGCGACTGTTGAACACCTGACGCAGGAGCAGTAGTAGTGCAGGTGGGGAACATGGTGACACACAGGGTCCTCCGCTGGCACCCTGGACACGGGCCTCCTCCAACACTTGCGGGGACACGTGGtggacccccaccctccccactgcTAACCTGGGAATGCACCGTGTTACAAAGTGTCTAAGTTTCTACCATTACTAGAATGGAAAATGAGGAATTATATGAAAATTTCAGAATGCATTGGTTTATGTTCATGTGTAGGataacaagaaaaatatttggtatTAAGAAGATAAATGTGTGTTAGGTAAAATGGTGAGATGAGTACTTAAGTAATGATCAAATATGAGGATTTCGTCACCCAGAGTTGAAGATACTAATGTAAAGACTGGCAATTAAGGAAGGCTAATGATTAGCGTGAAACGCCATGTTATAATAAGGGTTGTTGCTGGAGGTCTTCCCCAACTTACCCAGAAATCTTGAGGGCGAGTGAG encodes:
- the LOC139759726 gene encoding uncharacterized protein; protein product: MERVWLAMLFVGTTTWPVTLLLLPHTSWALATPKSRPSMTEALWPSLTSSQDSGVTVSQATIPNGSQGLELTDLGAPNTTDFPSRGLIPPQELIPSQSRGSNWKNLLHQKSESSVFQWPSLGDPYWSDMAMAEGIFSSPSSPVLHPSRLYPRQTPNMSSNMSYGNTVTKPEYDVTSISSSVSNSYLDDIHTSVTSIMNGPAQSGLLASKPSGPLDNQEDDVAPDPQERLQATRGSQSFDTKDSKPYRGKLNTLTYLLDLARTLVAVGIERDRGVFGKVQSKTFPLFGFLSFLMLLLNSLLLIQQNININNNNNNNNNNNNNNDNNNNNDNNNDNGARSNDIFLFRQFDISDIISRIESRGGKL